One Antiquaquibacter oligotrophicus genomic region harbors:
- the recA gene encoding recombinase RecA, with protein MPSAADREKSLETALAQIDRQFGKGSVMRLGSDERAPVEVIPTGSIALDVALGIGGLPRGRIVEIYGPESSGKTTLTLHAIANAQRAGGIAAFIDAEHALDPEYAAKLGVDIDSLLVSQPDTGEQALEIADMLVRSGSIDLIVVDSVAALVPRAEIEGEMGDSHVGLQARLMSQALRKLTGGLSSTNTTMIFINQLREKIGVFFGSPETTAGGKALKFYASVRLDIRRIETLKDGTDAVGNRTRVKIVKNKMAPPFKQAEFDILYGTGISREGSLLDFGVEHEIVRKSGAWYTYDGDQLGQGKENSRNFLLENPEIAREIEQKIMIKLGIGAEARAAQGRAPEAPPAPTGKQAKTAASKGAPVMSVDSAPSLQVVGK; from the coding sequence ATGCCATCAGCAGCAGACCGCGAGAAGTCCCTTGAGACGGCTCTCGCGCAAATTGACCGCCAGTTCGGCAAGGGCTCCGTCATGCGTCTCGGCAGCGACGAGCGTGCACCTGTCGAGGTCATCCCGACCGGGTCCATTGCCCTCGATGTCGCTCTCGGAATCGGAGGGTTGCCCCGAGGCCGCATCGTCGAGATCTACGGTCCCGAGTCATCCGGTAAGACGACCCTCACCCTTCACGCGATTGCAAATGCGCAGCGAGCCGGTGGGATTGCTGCCTTCATCGATGCCGAGCACGCGCTCGACCCCGAGTACGCAGCCAAGCTCGGGGTGGACATCGATTCGCTTCTCGTATCGCAGCCCGACACCGGTGAGCAGGCTTTGGAGATCGCCGACATGCTTGTCCGCTCGGGATCGATCGACCTCATCGTTGTCGACTCGGTGGCTGCCCTCGTGCCTCGTGCCGAGATCGAAGGCGAGATGGGTGACTCGCACGTTGGTTTGCAGGCTCGATTGATGTCGCAGGCGCTCCGCAAGCTCACCGGTGGTCTTAGTTCGACCAACACGACCATGATCTTTATCAACCAGCTCCGCGAGAAGATCGGCGTCTTCTTCGGCAGCCCCGAGACGACGGCCGGCGGTAAGGCACTCAAGTTCTACGCATCGGTTCGCCTCGATATCCGTCGCATCGAGACCCTCAAAGACGGAACTGATGCCGTCGGTAACCGCACGCGCGTCAAGATCGTCAAAAACAAGATGGCACCGCCCTTCAAACAGGCGGAGTTCGACATCCTTTATGGCACGGGCATTTCCCGCGAAGGCAGCCTTCTCGACTTCGGTGTCGAGCATGAGATCGTCCGCAAGTCGGGCGCGTGGTACACCTACGACGGCGATCAGCTCGGTCAGGGCAAAGAGAATTCGCGTAATTTCCTTCTCGAGAATCCCGAGATTGCACGCGAGATCGAACAGAAGATCATGATCAAGCTCGGAATCGGTGCAGAAGCCCGCGCAGCGCAAGGCCGGGCCCCCGAGGCGCCACCTGCCCCTACCGGCAAGCAGGCCAAGACCGCGGCTTCGAAGGGAGCTCCCGTCATGTCCGTCGACTCTGCCCCCTCCCTGCAGGTGGTCGGCAAGTAA
- a CDS encoding helix-turn-helix domain-containing protein, translated as MVLVRQELGDVLRDFRLQKGRTLRQVASKASVALGYLSEVERGQKEASSEILASVAEALDTPISVIMREVGDRLAVIEGVSPVPDILPDELVAEFDSGLVTR; from the coding sequence ATGGTTCTGGTTCGACAGGAATTGGGCGACGTTCTCCGTGACTTCCGCCTGCAGAAGGGTCGTACCCTTCGTCAGGTCGCAAGCAAGGCGAGCGTTGCGCTCGGCTACCTCAGCGAGGTGGAGCGCGGGCAGAAAGAGGCGAGTTCCGAGATTCTCGCCTCCGTTGCCGAGGCGCTCGATACTCCGATCTCCGTCATCATGCGTGAGGTCGGCGATCGTCTCGCCGTTATCGAGGGTGTGAGCCCCGTCCCCGACATCCTCCCCGACGAGCTTGTCGCGGAGTTCGATTCGGGGTTGGTCACCCGCTAA
- a CDS encoding CinA family protein, translating into MRETAIISLLRERGLTLAVAESLTGGMLVARLIDVPGASNAVLGGVVAYDTRLKHSVLGVDSELLAERGPVDGDVARQMADRVRTVLAVDGRPADVGVATTGVAGPDPQGDAPVGTVYIGIAVGNVVSSRRVMLSGDRHAIREATVSEALLSLAEALT; encoded by the coding sequence GTGCGTGAGACCGCGATTATCTCCCTGCTTCGGGAGAGAGGGCTGACCCTAGCGGTCGCGGAGTCGCTCACCGGCGGGATGCTTGTCGCTAGGCTCATCGATGTTCCCGGCGCATCCAACGCCGTGCTGGGAGGGGTCGTGGCCTACGACACCCGCCTCAAGCATTCTGTGCTGGGTGTCGACAGCGAGCTTCTGGCGGAGAGGGGCCCCGTCGACGGCGATGTCGCCCGGCAGATGGCCGACAGGGTTCGCACGGTCCTCGCGGTCGATGGGCGCCCAGCGGATGTCGGGGTCGCTACCACTGGCGTGGCGGGGCCCGACCCTCAGGGAGATGCCCCCGTCGGAACGGTCTACATCGGGATTGCGGTCGGAAATGTTGTGTCGTCTCGCCGTGTCATGCTCTCGGGAGACCGCCATGCAATCCGTGAAGCCACGGTCTCCGAAGCTCTCCTGAGCCTCGCCGAGGCGCTGACGTGA
- the miaB gene encoding tRNA (N6-isopentenyl adenosine(37)-C2)-methylthiotransferase MiaB has product MTSIVDATRVRTYEVRTFGCQMNVHDSERLSGSLEAAGYVRATDGDPDVVVINTCAVRENADNKLYGNLGQLASTKRVHEGMQIAVGGCLAQKDKATILEKAPWVDVVFGTHNMGSLPTLLERARHNDEAQLEILESLDVFPSTLPTKRESTHSAWVSISVGCNNTCTFCIVPSLRGKEKDRRPGDILAEIQAVVDDGVTEVTLLGQNVNSYGVEFGDRQAFGKLLRAAGQIEGLERLRFTSPHPAAFTDDVIDAMAETPAVMPQLHMPLQSGSDRILKSMRRSYRSEKFLGILDRVRARIPHAAISTDIIVGFPGETEEDFLDTLRVVEQARFASAFTFQYSVRAGTPAATMADQVPKSIVQERYNRLTALQDRISLEENQSLIGRKVDVMVTAAEGRKSDQTHRLSGRAQDSRLVHFDVPEGSGVPRPGDVVTLQVTSAAPFYLIADSPDGTLEIRRTRSGDAWDRAEAESCAVPSAEPSSARISLGLPTLRVATTPIYDTADGLR; this is encoded by the coding sequence ATGACGTCGATCGTGGACGCGACTCGCGTGCGCACCTATGAGGTGCGCACTTTCGGTTGCCAGATGAATGTGCATGACAGCGAGCGACTGAGTGGCTCTCTCGAAGCTGCAGGCTATGTTCGAGCGACCGACGGCGATCCCGATGTCGTGGTCATCAACACCTGTGCCGTTCGCGAGAACGCAGACAACAAGCTGTACGGAAATCTTGGTCAACTGGCCTCGACTAAGCGTGTGCACGAGGGCATGCAGATCGCGGTCGGCGGTTGTCTCGCTCAGAAGGACAAGGCGACGATCCTCGAAAAGGCCCCGTGGGTCGACGTCGTTTTCGGCACCCACAACATGGGATCGCTACCGACACTTCTCGAGCGCGCCCGGCACAATGACGAAGCTCAACTCGAGATCCTCGAATCGCTCGATGTTTTCCCATCTACTCTGCCGACGAAGCGGGAGTCGACTCACAGCGCGTGGGTGTCCATCTCTGTCGGATGTAACAACACGTGCACGTTCTGCATTGTGCCCTCCCTCCGAGGCAAAGAAAAAGATCGCAGACCGGGCGACATCCTCGCTGAGATTCAGGCGGTCGTTGACGACGGCGTAACAGAGGTCACCCTGCTTGGGCAGAACGTCAATTCCTACGGGGTGGAGTTCGGGGACCGGCAGGCGTTTGGAAAACTCCTCCGCGCGGCTGGTCAGATTGAGGGCCTGGAACGTCTGCGCTTCACGAGCCCCCACCCGGCAGCGTTTACCGACGATGTCATCGATGCGATGGCCGAGACGCCGGCCGTCATGCCGCAGTTGCATATGCCGCTCCAGTCTGGTTCCGACCGCATTCTCAAGTCGATGAGACGCTCGTACCGCTCGGAGAAATTCCTCGGCATCCTTGACCGGGTTCGAGCGCGCATCCCGCACGCCGCGATTAGCACCGACATCATCGTGGGCTTTCCCGGCGAGACCGAGGAAGACTTTCTCGACACACTGCGCGTGGTCGAGCAAGCACGCTTCGCGTCGGCCTTCACGTTCCAGTACTCGGTGCGCGCCGGAACACCAGCGGCCACGATGGCGGACCAAGTGCCGAAGTCCATCGTCCAGGAGCGATACAACCGCCTCACCGCCCTTCAGGACAGGATCTCGCTCGAGGAGAACCAGAGTCTCATCGGCCGTAAGGTCGACGTGATGGTGACGGCTGCTGAGGGCCGCAAGAGCGACCAGACGCATCGTCTCTCCGGGCGAGCTCAGGATTCGCGGCTCGTGCACTTCGACGTGCCGGAGGGCAGCGGTGTGCCGCGCCCCGGCGACGTTGTCACGCTTCAGGTAACCTCGGCCGCACCGTTCTACCTGATCGCGGACTCCCCGGACGGAACGCTCGAGATCCGCAGGACCCGATCGGGAGATGCTTGGGATCGAGCGGAGGCCGAATCGTGCGCCGTTCCCTCGGCGGAGCCGTCGTCAGCGCGGATCTCGCTCGGTCTTCCGACGCTCCGCGTTGCGACGACCCCGATCTACGACACGGCCGACGGCCTCCGCTGA
- the pgsA gene encoding CDP-diacylglycerol--glycerol-3-phosphate 3-phosphatidyltransferase → MRGRVSSRGDTPASNGNVANIITVVRILLAPVFVYLLAADNGDNGLLRWLAAGLFIVAIATDGVDGFFARSRNLVTNVGIILDPIADKVLTGAALVMLSILGELWWWVTIVILVREIGITVFRFSVLRDRVIPASRGGKLKTIFQSVAISLFLLPLATVVGPWILWVNYVAMAIALVLTVVTGADYLIQAWRGNRRRA, encoded by the coding sequence ATGCGCGGCCGTGTGTCGTCGCGTGGCGACACCCCGGCCAGCAATGGGAACGTCGCGAACATCATCACCGTCGTTCGCATCCTGCTCGCCCCTGTTTTTGTTTATCTGCTCGCCGCAGACAACGGGGACAACGGGCTGCTGCGGTGGCTTGCCGCTGGACTCTTCATTGTCGCCATCGCCACCGACGGCGTGGACGGATTCTTCGCGAGAAGTCGCAATCTGGTCACCAATGTGGGCATCATTCTCGACCCCATCGCCGACAAGGTGCTGACAGGAGCAGCGCTTGTCATGCTGTCGATCTTGGGTGAGTTGTGGTGGTGGGTGACCATCGTCATCCTCGTTCGCGAGATCGGGATCACAGTGTTCCGATTCTCTGTTCTGCGCGATCGGGTCATCCCCGCGTCACGCGGCGGCAAACTCAAAACGATTTTCCAGTCGGTCGCGATCTCGCTCTTCCTTTTGCCTCTCGCGACCGTGGTCGGACCGTGGATCCTGTGGGTGAACTACGTTGCTATGGCGATTGCCCTCGTGCTCACCGTTGTCACGGGTGCGGATTATCTGATCCAGGCCTGGCGCGGAAACCGCCGACGTGCGTGA
- a CDS encoding DUF3046 domain-containing protein, with the protein MRLSEFWLAVAEEFGDGYGRVLTRDLVLGALDGLTADEALAKGRPPREVWLALCAAMDIPPERRYGVGRRDPRRG; encoded by the coding sequence ATGCGTCTGAGCGAGTTCTGGTTGGCTGTCGCCGAGGAGTTCGGGGACGGCTACGGTCGTGTCCTCACACGGGATCTTGTTTTGGGTGCACTCGACGGCCTGACAGCGGATGAGGCGCTGGCTAAGGGGCGTCCACCACGAGAGGTCTGGCTCGCCCTGTGCGCGGCGATGGATATACCGCCGGAACGTCGATACGGCGTCGGCCGCCGTGACCCTCGGCGCGGATAA
- a CDS encoding regulatory protein RecX: MPIDDGDRLAPVSWLFGEPEQPRHDEGNDREPGRNGEFERINNVSMRALARRGMSIAEMRDFLVRRDFDSAEVEQECDRLLSVGLLDDRVLAESLLSTLRDRKGLGRSGVVAELRRRKIDSSVIDAVLSQSAEHDETELDRALQVAARRARQLGSLDRDTARRRLSAFLLRKGYSAGIAMIATDRSLESAASTGPVFR; the protein is encoded by the coding sequence GTGCCGATCGACGACGGCGATCGCCTCGCTCCCGTGTCGTGGCTGTTCGGCGAACCAGAACAGCCACGACACGACGAAGGAAACGACCGCGAACCCGGCCGGAATGGCGAGTTCGAGCGCATCAATAACGTGAGCATGCGCGCCTTAGCGAGGCGGGGCATGTCGATTGCGGAAATGCGCGACTTCCTCGTACGGCGCGACTTCGATTCCGCCGAGGTTGAGCAGGAGTGTGATCGGTTGTTGAGCGTCGGACTCCTCGACGATCGGGTGCTTGCCGAATCACTCCTCAGCACACTCCGGGATCGCAAGGGACTCGGGAGATCGGGAGTTGTGGCTGAGTTGCGGCGCCGCAAAATCGACAGTTCCGTTATCGACGCTGTTCTCTCACAGAGCGCAGAACACGACGAGACCGAACTGGACCGCGCGCTGCAGGTGGCCGCTCGCCGCGCGCGCCAGCTTGGTTCGCTCGATCGCGATACGGCCAGGCGACGATTGAGTGCCTTCCTCCTGCGTAAGGGCTACTCGGCAGGTATCGCGATGATCGCCACAGATCGGTCGCTCGAGAGCGCAGCATCGACGGGGCCCGTGTTCCGCTAG